The genomic stretch AGCATTGCAGTTGTGCATGTTGCTCCATAGACAACAATGAAAGAAGCGCACTTGAGAGTTTGAAAAGCTGCCTGAACCAAACCAAAGCGTCAAATACACAACACTCAAATCACACAGTCACcgtttcatttttcttcatgcAGTGCGTCTTCAAGTTTTTGGAATTGTTTGTGCTTTACagctttaatttgtttattgctTTGTTAAGTCCATCTTGTAGAAACTGAAATGAGCAAAATCACCAATGAAGCCAGCATGTGCTGTTTTGGATGCTGCTGGATTTggctgaccagctaaaccaacaccagaccaacaaaaacaagaaatgtcAGAGGCTAAAACCCAATTTATTAGCAGTTAACCCAATTAATTACCTGTCTGGCGTTTCGCCTCTCATCTCCCTTAGCACTCCagcattttttcagtttctctttCACCCTTTCATGACCACACATTACCATTCCAGAAATCTCCTTTGAGGTTAGAGTGTATCTGTTTTTCTCTACACGCTTAAAAAACatgcttctttagtaaagaaaacagatctatataaaaccactgaaacactgaaagaacccttcGCATGATTAGAGGGTTCCTTGATTCatgaattggttcttcagattgttagAGCATATGGCTCTTTAtagaactttttgaaaaatgcttctatttagcaccaaaattCAGAtacaatgtcaaacttgtaCACAATAggagaactctttttggtgctatatagaacccttttcaaaagagTTCTATGTACAACCATCTACatcacattcaccatcaaactGAAGATGATCCTTGAATCATACAAACGGTtctttctgtatagaaccattttctttactaacgaacccttgaaaaaacatcttttttggAGCATGTAGGCAAATACAGTTACACTACAATTCAGGAATGGTGATGTGTGGTCATCGAAAAGAAGTTTCTAGAAAAAGACGAACTCTCTCCAGCATTAACCAGACTTTTGTTTTTACACCTGGATAATTGAGGGCTTCTTTCGTtcactgagtgttttcctcagCACGGCCCTGCGGTGAAAGTCACCTTACGTGAACTGACGTCCTGCTGGGGCAGCGTCGCTAATTTCCCAATTGCCAGAAACCCCAGTGCAGTGGTGCAGGGCCAGAGAGCTGATGTTTGTTTGAAGAAGAGGCTGTTTGATTACCTTTGCTGGAGTGGAGGATAGGAGGAGGTCATGGAGGGGCTGGAGGGTCATGACAAAGCTTCTCTATAAAAAGGACTGTCTGCAAAGCAGTTGGCCGTGTCTGGACCTGAAGGGCAATCCATCAGAAAACAACGATGCGCACGATTGAGCTGTTCTGCGTGGTCTTCTGGTGCCTCTGTGCAGCTGCCTGGGCCTCCACCAACCGCCAGCCTTGTCGTAAGTACtgcatcatcttcttctttcatTCACATGACTATAAACTATATAAAACCAAATATATTCCAATACAATACCTATACACTGGAATTCCACCTGTTATTAGTGGAATTGGTTGTATATACTTGTGAATCTCAGTACAGTGTTTTaccaaaaatgaattaaaattaaaataaaaaaataaaaaaatacattaaaatctTTCAATGTAGCTTTGGGTTAATGTACTGtcttgcatatcgctgttgtcggaagaaaaccttgtatctcccaaataataactttacaggagaagtaagAAAACTCCTGTTCTATAATGTAAGAATCAGAATttattccaagccattttgggccatttctttcagcccattcatcatgaaatttacacacgatgtaaagggtaacaggcattttcaaataaagtcaaaaactgaaaaacaacaaaaatggagatacaaggattccttctgacaacagcgatatatttgtTTCATCTAGTTTTAATGACTAGGttattttctaatttaaaatcatttctactttaataacattttctatgaatttatttgcattttaaattcaGTCTTGTCGCTTGCTTGTAAACCAATTTGTGCTGCTACATGTATGAAATGTACTCTATACATAAAGCTTATCATTACTTATTTTTATGATTATAAAGTAAGGATGGCCAAGCTCAATAGATTTTAGCATCTGTCAGTCAAATTCTTGAATTTGAACCCCTTAAACTCCATATGTAGGTCCAAATTTCAATTCCTCACCCTCATAACTACAGAACAGTTGTGTAGTTGTTAATGGATAATAAgacttaagattaataactgaacatCAACACTAGTTGACAACGACACAATGCGAGTGCATGGTGGTAAAATCAGTCTAGCTTTAATTCTTTCATTCAGAAATTAGAATACATCCAATTATGCAGCAGATCAATGGGTATGGAAAAAGTTTCAAGTAAGCAGTGCAGTGGTTTTGCTGAGTCTTGTAACATTGGTaatgttttttccccatttcttTTTCAGAGTCACCATCTATGACCAGCGGCACACTGAGTGTGGTAGGTAGATGGGTTACTGACTGAAAATACAAAGAAACTTACCTCAATACATTCTTGAACCAAGTACTTAACTCAAAGTCTCTCTTACAAACGCAGAGCTCCACCGGCGGTCATGACATTGCTGACGGGGAATTCAACTACGATTCTACGGCAAAGAAGCTCCGCTTTGTGGAGAATGAAAGCCACTCGAACAAAACCTCCCACATGGATGTGCTCATCCACTTTGAGGAGGTACCTTTACTTCATGTTTAATTTGATAtggtccctaatcactattaCCTGCACTGGAAAATCAGCAGAcctaaataaaacacaacactCTTGGAAAAAGTTTACTAATGAAACTGATGATTTCCCCAATGATAATAACACACATTCGGATGACcgttctttccctctctcactccctcgtCCTCACACACAGGGTGTACTGTATGAGATAGACAGCAAGAACGAAAGCTGCAAGAAGCAGACGCTGAAGTATCGCCGACACCCCATGGAGCTGCCCTCCGACGCCCATTACGAGAGTGAGGCATATCTGGGCAGCCCGTCCAAGTCCGAGCAGGGCCTGAGAGTGCGCACGTGGAACGGAAAGCTACCTGATCTTCATGGTTAGTATCTTCCTcataagccttagcatgtaataagcctgggattatTACACTGTCCTATTGTGTCATACTGGATTAATCAGTACAGTCAAAAGGTTTCTATGGGGAGAATCAGTGCTCTTTGATGTGGGACTGGCCTCATCCAGACATCCACGTTTAACTTCACTGTCTATCATTAGTGAGTTTGTCAGGattcatttgtctgtttttgtttaatgcCAATTTTCATCACTGCATCGAAAAAggtccaggtgttagaatggagAGAACGCAAAGGCCAAAATCCAGTCTTGTAATGTTTCATAAACTGCTTTGTCTAATAAATTGAAGAATTCATTTCTTCATGATGCTGATTTAATTTCAGCCAACTACACTATGCTGACCACATCCTGTGGGTGCCTCACTGTTTCCTGTTGCTACCATAGTGAGAAGACTGACCTCACCTTCAGGTcagtttaacatttcaacattcCAGTAAAAAGACTGAGCATGCCATGCTTCTTATTCAAGGTCCAAATTGTCCCTGGAAGCAACATTAGCAAAAGAACTGCATATTAGGAGCTTCATGACATGTATTTTCATGGCTACGGTGCTACAGACAAGCTTCAGATCATAATGTACAATGACGATCGTAAGGGGGGGAATATAAAGCATGTTGCCACCAGACTCAGGAGCAGTTGAAatgcattctgtggagtgacgattcacgcttctctatctgacagtctgatggacaagtctgggtttgatgaATGCCAGGATagcattacctgcctgactgtattgtgccaactgtaaagtttggtggaggagggataatgctatggggttgtttttcagggttgaGCTAGGCCCCTTAGGTTTAGTggagggaaatcttaatgcttcagtagaccaagacattttgagcAATTCTGTGcttccagcagtgctgctagagttttaaacacctcagtgtcactgctggactgaaaacagtccaccaaccataaatatccagccaacagcgtcctgtgggcagtgttctgtgaccgctgatgaaggactagaggatgaccaacacatactgtgcagcagcagatgaactgtcgtctctgactttacatctacaaggtggactgacaaggtaggagtatttaatagagtagacagtgagtggacccagtgtttaaaaactcaatcggcactgctgtgtctgatccacttgtaccagcacaacacacactaacacaccaccaccacgtcagtgttactgcagtgctgagaatgatccaccacccaaatagcacctgctctgtgagggtccatgggtgtcctgaccactgaagaccagggtaaaagggggctaacaaagtatcagagaaacagatggactacactcTGTAGAActactgtagaactacaaagtgcagctatacagtaaatggagctgatcaTGGTGGTCATGatattatgcctgatcagtgtataacaTCTATAacagttctaaaaaaaaacaacaattttaCCTTATAGTTAATAGTAGATAGTACCTACTTAATAATCTAGTTTATGATTAGCATGAACTTGTTTAATTAAACGTACAATCCTCCTAAACCTGTCTCCGCCTTGCCTCTGACCTTTCTCAGTTTCATGAATGTGGAGACAGAGGTTGACGATGCACACGTCTTTGTACCTCCGACCTACTGCGACGGCGTGGCTTTAGAGGACACCCCTGATGACCACAGCTTCTTTGACCTGTTCCACGACTGAAGAGGCTAAAAACACATGAATCAACAGAGACATGATGACGGCAcacaaagaaagtaaaaaaaaaaaaaaaaactttccaaaacaaagttttacttttatctactctctcttctttctcataAGCAAATCTGAGGTTCTTTAGCTCAATCACCATCGCTGTCTTCAGTTACGgtactgttttgtctttttgtaactcttttttttttcttatgaagTCAATAAATGCTGAGAAAATTCACCCAGAAAGCCTCGACatcttttctgttcatttccaGAGTAAACCTGCTGAGATAAAGGTATGACAGACATAAAGAGTGGAGATAAGActagttaagtgatacttttttaatcccaaaaacggggaaattccacctccatatttaacccatccgtgaagtgaaacaccacatacacactagtgggtagtgagcacacttgcccggagcggtgggcagccctatccacgggaCCCGGGGAGcagatgggggttaggtgtcttgctcaaggacactgcagtcatggactgtcagtgcaagggatcgaaccggcaaccttccggtcacagggccagttccctaacctccagcccagtgAGTAGAGAATAAGTACAAAGTGTGATTTTTCACACAAGGCCAAATACCACACTTGGACATATTCTATAAAACTCAAAAATGGACAGTATTTAAGTACTGGCCTTTGTTTTCATCTGCTTGACTTTCAGTGACATATAAGAGAAGTCTCTCACTGCCAGTTCAACTCAATTCAGTTCTATTCAAATAAACTTTACTGGCTTGATCATATTAAGTTATATGATGACcaaatcattaaaatgattataaagTACCAGTTAATTATTACAATGACAGGTCTGTTTAAAAAAGATGCCATTTAGTTTTACATTTTGGTTCCAATCATAAAGAGCTTTTAAAGCATAGCATGGACGTCCAAATACTTTGTAATATTTTCGTTCACTAGAGAGGTGATCTTCCAAAATGCCATTTACGTCATAGAGTCATAGTTCAGTCATAGAGGAAAACAGCTTAGACCTGGAATTCCTACTATGGCTATGACGCCGACTACAGACTTCAGAGCTCTCATCGTTTTTCTCTGACACAAATACTTCGcgggtacatttttgttcatcaaggtacaaacaatgtgaatCTATCCGATATTGGTTTTATGGCCCAACTGTGCACCTTAGGCGTCTATTAGACTTagggggggcagtcgtgggctggaggttagggatctggccctgtgactgaaaggttgctggtttgatccccagcactgacagtaccttgactgaggtgtccttgagcaagacacctaacccccaattgctccctgggcgctgtggatagggctgcccaccgctccgggtaagtgcactcactgccccctagtgtgtgtgtgtgtgtgtgtattcactagtgtgtatgtggtgtttcacttcatggacaggttaaatgcagaggttccctggttgtgggattaaaaaagtatcacttaacttagacTGCTATTATAAcatgtataaaacaaataaaaatgctttgttTATTATAAAACCTGGACCCTCTACTCCCTCTACTAGCAGGCCACCACTGTCACCCCATGCTGAGGTCATTTGGTTGCACTGGACTCAGAAAATAAGACAATCTAACCTGTTTTAATTTGCGTAACATCACACTCAGCTAAAGCTGGAGAGGCTGAATGATATAATTGAGTTCAAGGAGATATTTGGCTTATTGTCCATCCCTCAGCGGACAAAACAGAGAGCAACTATTTGATGCCACAGCAAAATGGCAAGCAATGGCAACAAATTATTATGCTCGATTGaaacagtacattttaataGCATTAATAGTATAATGATACATCACACTGAGGCTGACGTGTCTTTACAGTCAGGGTTCCTTTAAAACTTTTCCCCAAAGGAACTGGTGGCTTTCATCGCAGTGGGACTCCTTCTGCTCCTCATCTCTCTAGCCTTCGCCCAAGAAAGGGTCTGTGGGTGAGTGTGGAGCTGCTTTATGTGGAGAAACAGCTCCAAACTCAGTGTTCACGCTATTTTATATGTGAAACCGTTAAAAACAAGACAGTTGTACCTCACAAATACAGGTTTTGTTCCGTTTCTGCTCTTGATTATGAAAGAGAGAACAGGGCTTTGGGTGTGTAGCTTTAGCCAGTAACTTAATGAAACCTGTTCATGTTCCTCCTCGGCTGAAGCTGAACCAGAGGacctgtagagaggagaattaccgcTCTGAGAAAATGCTTTCTcagacgctagagggcgctcacgagcgagtccaaaatgaatgagcTGATATGGAGCGTTGGAGCAAAATCAtggtttataaatgctgaaacatttttaatgtaaaaggaCGCGAACGTTTCCTGAACAGTGagtatcataaaacattttaacaccgctgttatatttttaagagcttttaaactcgagctgtAGGAGTTTAGAACAGCGCCTCATGtaggtccatgacgtcagtgagcgcgaacagccaatgagctgctccgctcgcccgtcaatcatcacgctctagcagcaaagcccgcctcctgctgccccaaacccgtttgctgtagaaaaaaggaaaataaaggcgagttttctttgcttttttagtgaaacacaTCCATCCACTTTCTAAAGTCAAAGAAACGTCCTgggtaaaaacaaataaaatgaacacagacGCGAGATCGCATGTCTGGCATCGCCTGCCTCACAACAGCTGTGAATGCAGCAGAAACGGCAGTTTGAGCTAAAAGAGCTTTTCACAAATCTTTAACATACTTTGTCTTTTAGTTTTAGCTGTTACGCTGAGTTGATGGAGTAATAAAACTACTAATTTTGAATTGTCTGTGCCATTTATGAGACTGTCTCTGGTAATAGTGTCggggtctgtctgtctgtctgtctatctatctatctatctagctatctagctatctactactgttgtcggaacaaaaactccaaattggtaactttacaggagaaggaaaaaacctactttacttttaatggaagtcagtggaaccacagttctttccaagtcattttgggccgtttcttttggtccctttatcatgaaaattacacacaatgtacagggcaaaaggtattttcaattatgataaaaacagaaaaatgacaaaaatggagatacgaggttttgttccgataatgtgtgtgtatatatcagtggtggacaaagtacacaaaccatgtacttgagttaaagtagagatacccaaggtaaaatattactccagtaaaagaagaagtccttactctagacctcaacttgagtaaaagtactgaagtatttgccttcaaatgtacttaagtatcaaaagtaaaagtactaaaagagtaattgtggctctaatgtcctgttatcatttttataataagactggcttcatgaactcatttcaggtgaaagtcctccagcgtctctcttggtaaaccagtcttttaatagaacgtcattaattagtgacgctaacgtctattaaaatgatcagaagcacaaaacactgaaggtaaacagtttccatcagggagaaccgagtggctctgaaatcactttttacacacaagccaagtttcagtttaagattactttgtaaattagtaacaagttgaataaaaactggctttaaactcagaatcacaaatgagctttctttactatgttgatctgtaagcctctgttcataaacataaaccagcccaaactaatttactataaaatgaaagtgtttgtatgaattcagaaaaaaagaaacaggccagtcatgactgcaaaaaaaaactactgaagtagagtaacgaattacatttacttagttactgtccaccactggtgtatatatatatatatatatatatacatttggTGGACAAAAAACTGACCCCCGTTACAGCCAATCAGCTCCCATGGAGCAGACGCGTTCAAGCTTAAATGTTAGTGCAACATCAGTTTCGTGTGACTACAGGAGCATGTATAGTTGTttggtgctgttttgtttactAGGTGTAAATGTTATTACTTAtgttaaagtaataaaaataatctaaaAGTGCTGAATATCTCATTGATTGATTTTCTAAACAACATATTTCTTATATCTTCTTAAATTACTTTATTCCTTTGCACATATTGTGACAATGTTTTTGGGTCATTCTACCATTGCAGCGGCAAATGATGAAGTTATAATTATTATGATGTTCATGTAATGCAAGTGTGAAAAGTAAGCTGGTTATATTCAACAGCATTTCCTTATTCTAAATAGACAAAATGAATctttttataattttgattttagatcatttttacattgaaaaaaaagtgCCTAATTATTTCAgtgttgttttcagtgtttgatatgaaatgctgaGCTTCTCAAAATGCCTAAACTTATATTCTGTCTCTTTAGATATGTAGTAGCAGATTAGCAACTTTAAGCATAAAACAATTTTGATTGAATTGAATTTCTAATTTTAGTTTACATTCTCTCttaaaattaacattaattttaaaatcaacatgtttatttttaaattgaaaaaatcCTTGAAtccaatagtagataattcactcacgtcctcagaagacacgtctGTAACTATGTTTTGTAGttacaccacatgcacactagtgagcacacacacactagggggcagtgagcacacttgcccggaggggtgggcagccctatccgcagcacccagggagcagacgggggttaggtgtcttgctcaaggacacctcagtcatgtactgttggtgctggggatcaaaccggcgaccttacGGTCActgggccagttccctaaccttcagcccatgactgccccataaagggggattccacacatttttctaaattgatgaataattcagtccttgggatgtaaacagaataattcagagtgatttggtgtgaaatggttgattataGAGTGCCAGTGCTTACAATAAGTACACTAAAGTAGCTAACTCTATTATGGATGCACACTGAAGCAGTTAACAACATTAAAATGGACGTAAGTAGTTACCTCTACAACATGTACGGTAAAGAAGTATTAACATACAAATTTGTTCCCTTTTGATCATTTGAACTGAAGTAAACTGAACCGAGTTCATTGAGTTCACATGCAGCAGTATATGACAATGCCACAGCCTCATACCAGACACTGGTTCAGTCCTCTAAAAGCTTAATGAAAACCATCTGTGCATTGACACCCTGCCTCCAATTCTAGCGTAttctttgatattttttttaattcccacATTTGGTGTCAGCTCTTTCTTCATACTGTCTCCAGCTGGTCTgatgaagaaaacaaagttcAAGCAGCGAAACAAAATAATCTCCCCGTCACCTGCATCCAGACTTAATGGGGTCTGTTAAGACACAACACAGCGTGATTCACAACATGACCATGAAATACTGAGGTAATTTCGAAATTGACATTTCGTAATGAAGAGAAAACATGGATAATATTTCtataagaaaacaaataaaattatgaaaaagtcaaaattttcttttcttccgtGCTGGATGAGTGACTGTCACAATTCTGAGTTTCACCTCTGCTTCCATCGACTCCACTTAACTAGAACTCCATAATCCTCTGGACACTCACATCATGGACTCAGCTGATCATGGACCGTTATCCAGATCCACATTACCAAATTACTAAACTGTTTGCACCAGATGTTCAATTTGCATCTGAGCGTTCTTTTCTTgatttgtgttttctgtgtttaggACCTTTTGCCTGTTATAGTTTCTCTTTTTGACATTCCTTTTGCACTGCAGCTTAGGCTTGTTTTCTACTTGGGATTTTGGGATTTTAGATTCTTCTCACTCATATAGCATCTGTCTAGGTCATCATTCCACTGCTGACTGTTAGAAATGTTGTATGTTGGTTTTAAAGAGCCAGGGGGAATGAACCTGCCCTTTTTGTAGTGTTCCAAAATGGTTGAAACTCTGACATAGTTAtggaaattacatttaaaaatgttggtAGAAAATCTCATAGCCCTGGCAATTCATCTAGACCAGTTAAAACACTGTGCTCCCCCTCATAGATCTGCCTCATTTCATCAGAACCAGTTTCCTTTTCAGAGCAGCCAGTGCTCACTGAAGTTCCACCCCAACTCCAGAGACGTTTCTGAGGGACCATTTCAGACAGAACCCATGCCGTATGACTTCTCATCTGTCTCAGGAGGAAGGACTTTGCAAGGTATATGGAGCTCTCTGCATGTATTGTTGTGTTGCTTGTCACATTTTACATGACTGTTGGGCTCGCCTGCACAGACCTCGGGCACCAATCCCAGGAAAGCATGTGGCGCTTACTCCATGCCCTAATGTGGTCACTATTTCCACAAAGGGGCTGGTTTCAAATGAACCTTTACTGTAACCCTCTACTGCCTCAGTTCtgcttctctgtttctctgtgtcccTGATCGACTCCAGATTCAAGAGGAACTTCATCCATGTTTGGCTGATTCATCAGTTGCAGTTCCTGTGGAGCCCTTTAAGAGACCATTGACATTGGCTGCAGTAGATGGGGACCCTTTGGAAGGAATCATCTCTCATCTCACAAAACCCGTTGAAATGAACATCAGTGCTCTTCATTCGGAGGGCTTTAGTTTCACTCTCTTAGACTACTTTGAATACTCAATATTATGTTTGCCCTGGTTGACAAAGGATGATTCCTTAATTTCTTGGTCAATAGAAGAAATACTTACCTGGTCTTCATTCTGTCTTGACAATTGTTTTAGTTCTCCCACTGTGGCACTTAATTTCATGTCTGTATTAAAACACTGACTATtggggatatatatatatatatatatatatatatatatacctataCCATACTTCTTTCCATTGCCATTGGTATCTGAAGTGGTTGAGGTGGTTGCTTCTGAGGTGGAAGTTGGAGCAATTCTCACACAACAGTGACACACCACAAAAGCTCCACCCTGTCACCTTTGACTTCCTCAGAACATAATAAGTTCATTGTTCTTTGCTCTTCTCTAGGTTTCAGTTCTCCATCATGTATCATGGTTCCCTTAACA from Pygocentrus nattereri isolate fPygNat1 chromosome 23, fPygNat1.pri, whole genome shotgun sequence encodes the following:
- the LOC108437072 gene encoding ependymin-like, translated to MRTIELFCVVFWCLCAAAWASTNRQPCQSPSMTSGTLSVSSTGGHDIADGEFNYDSTAKKLRFVENESHSNKTSHMDVLIHFEEGVLYEIDSKNESCKKQTLKYRRHPMELPSDAHYESEAYLGSPSKSEQGLRVRTWNGKLPDLHANYTMLTTSCGCLTVSCCYHSEKTDLTFSFMNVETEVDDAHVFVPPTYCDGVALEDTPDDHSFFDLFHD